The DNA window GACGAGAACACCGTGACCGCGTCGAGGAGGTGCGGACGGACGGCGAGGAACCGCGTCGCGTGCCCGAATCCGTGGTGGTGCACGTACCAGCCGATCATGCCGTCGTCACAGACCGGTCGCGCGCAGGTCGAACGCAGCCAGGGCGGGCGCCGACTCGGCCGCGGTCTGCGGCACCGGCGCCTTGGCGGTGAAGGCGAGCACCCGCTCGACGTCGCGATGACGGCGCGACAGCGCGTGCCGGCGCACCGCGGCTCGGCGCACCTGCCGCCGCGACGGCGGGTCGGTGCCGAGTAGCGCGAGCTCCGACGCGGCGAGCGCGAGGGCGTCGACGTCTCCCGGCGGCACGACGGCGGTGCCGGGCAGACCGTGCAGCACCTCGGGCACCCCGCCCTCGGCGAAGGCGACCACCGGGGTGCCGGTCGAGAGCGCCTCGGCGCCCACGAGCCCGAACGGCTCCTCCCACACCGGGGTGACGAGCGCGACCGCCGAGCCGCCGACGAGCGCGCACAGCTCCGGCTGGCGGAGAGGTCCGACGTACTGCGCTCCCCCGCCCAGGCGCGGCGCGATCTCGCGGTCGAAGTAGGCGACGTCGCCGACCCGCCCGGCGAGCACGATGTGCGCACCGGCCCGACGTGCAGCATCCATCGCCAGATGAGGGGCCTTCTCGGGGACGATCCTCCCGAACCACACCCAGGATGCTCCGCCCCGGCCGCGCGACCAGCGATCGGTGTCGACGCCGTTGGGGAAGACGAACGCGTCGATGCCCTCCGCCGACCAGGCGCGCGCGGTGTGTCCGCTGACGGCGACGAACCGGTGCGGCGCGTCGTGCACGGCCCGTCCGGCCGCCACCATGCCGGGCAGCGGCGGCGTGTGCAGTGTGGTCACGACGGGCACCCCGGCGTCGCGGCTCCACAGGATCGGGGCGGGGTCGAGGCTGTGGTTGTCGACCACGTCGAACGGACGGGACGGTGAGCCCACCACCCGCAGCAGGCGGTCCATGGCGCGCTCGAGCACCAGCGGATACCCGTCGGGATACGCGGTGTCGGAGAGGGAGGCGGGGTCGTCCCATGCCGGGGACGGAAGGGTGAAGGCGCTCGACGGGCCGAGGAAGTCCGATCCGGCCGCGGCGGCCAGGGTGACCTCGTGCCCGCGGCCACGGAGCCAGCGCACGCGGTCCCACACCGCCGCCTCGAGGCCGCCGGCGTGCGGCTGACGCACGGCATGACGAGCGGGTGCGATGACGAGGATGCGCAGCGTCTCCAGAGCCCTCATGCCGCCACCCCCAGGGCACGGGCGTAGACCGCGAGGTGGGCGGCGCGGACGCGGAGGCGCTCCGCGGCACGGAGCGCCGCGCGCGACAGCACCTCTCGGTCGCGCTCGGCGGAGCCGGGGCTGCTGCCTTCAGCGATCGCGCGGGTGATCGCCGCCGCGAGCCCGTCGGAGTCGCCGATCGCGAAGGGGTGGAAGTCATCCGGATGCTGCGACCCGGCGTGGCCGACCGGAGGACCCGCGACCGGCACGGCCAGGTCGAAGCACAGCTCCACCCAGCCCGAGTGGGTGCCGTGACGGTACGGGAGCAGGCACACGTCGAGGTCGGCGAGCCAGTCGGCGAGCGCGTCGTCGCCGAGCCGCGGCCCGCGGTCGAGGACGACGCCCGCCGCCCCGGCGACGAGCTCTGCGATCGCGTCAGCCTGCGCGCCGTCGCGGACGCGCTCGTTGAGCCGGACGACCGCCTCGACGTCCGCGCCGCTCTCGCGCAGGGCCGCGACGGCGGCGGCGAGCGTCTGCACCGTGCCGAGTCCATCGATGTTCGGACGGAGGTCGCGCAGGTGCACGCCGACCCGGCGGACCGCGACGGGCGTTCCCGCCGGCCGACGGACGTCGTCCTCGAGCAGGGAGGGATGCGGGATGACCGTCGCACGGCGGCCCCAGCGCTCCGCGATCTCGCGGGCGGCGCCGTCGGTGAGCGTGATCAGCTCGTCGGCCGCCGGCACCAGCTCGTCCAGCAGCAGGAGATAGGCCGCCTGATCGCCCAGCTGGGGATTCTCGAGGTCGTGCACGGTGAAGACGACGGGCCTGCCCGCGGCGTGCAGGGCCACCAGGGCCTCCGAGAGCTCGGCCGGCGTGAAGGACTCGAGCCCGAAGTGCACGTGCACGAGGTCGACGTCGCGCGCGTGCGCGGCCAGCCACGCGGGGGTGAGCACCTGCGGCGGCCACCACTGTCCGGCGGGGGCGCCAGGCGGGCGGGGGTCGGCGATCACACGGACGCGCGCCGCGTCGGTGACGGCACGGGAGTACGGGTGGGCGGCGGGGACGGCCGCGACCGTGAGAGTCCTGATGGCGAGCGCGTCTATCTCTTCCTCCTGCAATCGTTCGGGACGCCGGCGAGTGCGTGTACCGCATCGGCTGGGCGTCCGCAACGCGACACAGGGCGTGAGGGTGCGACGGGACCGAAGTATTACGGTTCTCATCATGAACAGCACGCAGCGGACGCCGGGAGGGTTGCGGCGCGTGATGCTCCGGTGCTAGCAGTGCAGCCGTCGGCCGGCTACGGCGTCGTGGTGGGCAACTGCCAGGCCGAATCGGTGCGGCTCGTGATCGACTCCCCCGAGATGCCGACGATCCGCACCCGGGCGGTGCACGAGATGACCGCCGACGATGCCCGCGACCTGCACGAGCTCCTGCGCGGAGCGTCGTTCCTGGTAAGCCAGCCGATCCGCGACGACTACCACGACCTGCCCTTGGGCACGGCGCAGCTGCGGGCGTCCCTGCCGTCGGGAGCGCCGACCGTGGTCGTCCCCGTCATCCGCTTCGCCGGTCTCCACCCCTTCCAGGTCGCCATCCGCATGCACGATCTCGAGTACGAGCCGCCCCTCGTCGGCTACCACGACGTCCGGCTGCTCGCGGAGGCCGCCGGATCCCCCGTCCGCGCTCGACTCCCGCGCGAGAAGATCCGCGCCATCGCCGACGAGTCCGTCGGCGAGCTCGCACGCCGCGAGCAGCACACGGACATACGTGTGTCCGACCTGTTCGCCTCCCCGCGATTCGCGCAGATGCGCACGATCAACCATCCGGGCAACGCGGTCTTCCTCCCCGTGGGCGAGCGGATCCTGCGCGCACTCGGGCGCCGACCGGAGCCGACCGACCCGGGCCGGCCCATCCTGTCGTCGGTGCGCGCCCCGCGTGAGGACTGGGTGATCGAGGCGTGGGGATCGGATGCCGCGCCCCACCACGATTGGCTCGTGAACGGTGACCCGCTGCCCGCCGCGCAGGTGCGCGAGGCGCATCTCGCCTGGTACGCCGAGCACCCCGCGTTCGTCGAGGCCGCCGCACGCCGCCTCGTTCCGCTGCTGGCGCAATGGGCGTGACGTCCGCGCCGGGCCCCGCCACCCGGCCGGTTCTCCTGCTGCACGACGGGCCGCACGGGGTGGCGGTGTACGAGCGGGAGGTGGCAGCCGCTGTCACGCGTTCCGCAGACGTCTCCACAGCCCCGTTCGCCGCGGCGGCGACCCTCCCTGCCGGCGCCCCGGTGCACGCGCACTTCACCGACCGCCTCTGGGGCGCGAGCCCCGAAGAGGCGGCGGCGGCCTTCGCGGAGCTCGCGGCGCGGCATCCGGTCTCCGTCACCCTGCACGACGTTCCGCAGACGTCCGACGGCGTGCGCAACCGCCCCCGGCGGGCCGCGGCCTACCGGGCCGTCGCCCGGGCAGCGTCGGGCGTCGTCGTCAACAGCCACCACGAGCGGCTGCTGCTCGCCGAAGAGGGCGTGTGGGACGGCGCGACAGCGGTCATCCCCCTGCCGGTGGACCTGAGGACGGATGCCGCGGCGAGACCGCCTGCCGATGGTGCCGCCGCCGCGGAGGTCGGCGTCCTGGGCTACTTCTATCCCGGCAAGGGGCACGATGAGGCGCTCACCGCGGCCCGCGAGGCCGGGCTGGCCGCGCTCGTCGTCCTCGGCCGAGCCTCCGACGGCCACGCCGACGACCTCGCGGCGTTCGTCGCCCGCGGGCGCGACGCCGGGGTCGCGGTCTCCGTGACGGGATGGCTCGACGATGCGGCGATGGCGGAGCGGTGCCGATCGGTCGGCGTGCCGGTCATCGCCCACCGCCACGTGTCGGCGTCGGGGTCGCTCGCGTCATGGATCGGCTACGGCCGACGGCCGATCGCCGTCGCGAACCGGTACGTCGAGGAGATGGCCGCGCTGCGCCCGGGGACCCTCGCGGTGGTCGAGGAAGCCGGGCTGTCCGCGGCGGTGCGGGACGCGGCATTCGATCCGTCGTCCACCTGGCATGGACGGACGGATGTGCCCGGCGGGCTCGCCGACATCGCCGCCGCGTACGTGCGCTGGTGGGACGAGGGGATGCCGTGACCGGATGGATGACCGGCGGCCGGGTGCCCGGCAACAGCTGGGATCTGCTCGACGGCGGCGCACCCGATCCGCTCCCCCGGGTGAGCGTCGTCGTGGCGCACTACGAGCAGCCCGCCGAGCTCGCCCGGACGCTTCTCGCCCTGGCATGGCAGGACTACCCGGCCGATCTGCTCGAGGTCATCGTCGCCGACGACGGCTCCGCGGTCGCCCCGCGCGTGCCCGACGGTGTCGCGCTCGTGCGCCAGGACGACCTCGGGTTCCGCCTGTCGGCCGTCCGCAACCTCGGCGCCCGCGCGGCGACCGGCGAGGTGCTGTGCTTCCTCGACGCCGACACGGTGCCCGAGCCCGGCTACGTGCGCGCCCTCACCCGCCTCCCCGCCCTGCTTCCCGAGGCGGTCACCGTGGGACGACGCCGGCACGCCGACCTGCACGGCGAACCGGCGGACGCGCCGATCGAGGAGGCGGGTCCGGCGACGGCCCTGCCCGAGCCGGCGTGGCTGGCCGACGCCTACCGACGCAGCGGAGACCTCCTGCGCTGCGACGACCGCTCCTACCGCTACGTCATCGGCGCGGTCATCGCGTGCACCCGTGCGCTCTTCGACGAGCTCGGCGGCTTCGACGAGTCGTTCACCGCGTACGGCGGGGAGGACTGGGAGTGGGCCCACCGCGCCTGGCAGGCCGGCGCCGTCTTCGCCCACGTTCCCGCCGCGGTCGCCTGGCACGACGGCCCGGACTGGGCGGGCCGCCCCGACGCGGCCTCCCGCGCCGCCGCAAATCGCCAGACGCTGCAGCTGGCCACGGCGATCCCCGTCGCCGGGTCGCGTGGTGCGGGTCTCCTGCCCGTGCAGCCCGACCTGCTCGTGCACCTCCGGGGCGCGCCGACGGATGCTGCCGCCTTCGTCTGCGTCGACGCCCTGCTCGCCGCGGCGCCGACCGCGACGATCCTCGTCGACCGCCTGCCCGACGTGCCGGCGCTGCGCGACGACCCCCGCGTGCACGACCTGTCGGAGGGCGGGGCGGCACCGTGTGACGCCCGCGTGACGCTGACCCTGCCGAGGCCGCTGCTGCTGCCCTGGGACCGTCTGCGGGAGCGTGTCGCGGCGCTCGGCACCGACGACGAGGGCTCCCTCGAGCTGCTGTCGCCCGACGGCGCCCTGCTCGGCGTCGCCGTGTCCCGGCGCGCACGGGCGCGGCGGGATCGCTGGGGCGACGACAGCGGTTTCCGCACCGGCCGCCTGATCCTCGATGAGGCCCTCCTGCTGCGCGACGACCCCGACGTCGAGGCGTACGTCGGCGGATGGGCGGGTCCCGACCGCCTCCGCTGAGCGGACCCGCGCGGGCGGCCGGCCCGACCGCGCGCCGCGCTAGCCTGAGCGGGCGGCGCGAGGGCGCGCCGCAGCATCCGGATTCCGACCCCACCCGGCAGGGTGCACCGCACGTTCACCGAGAGGTCCTACCGTGACGCACATGGAACCCGATCCCGCGCCGTCGGCCCCGGTGCCGCCGCCCACGGCCAACACCGGCGCCATCGGCCCGATGGCCCGAGAGCTCACCGACGAGCCGGTCCCGCGGCGTCAGGTGTTCTCGTGGGCGATGTGGGACTGGGCGACGCAGCCCTTCAACTCCGTCGTCCTCACGTTCGTCTTCGCGTCGCTGTACCTCGTCTCCGACAACTTCCTGCCGGCCGACATCGCGGCGCTGCCGGCGGGCGACCCGGTGCGCGAGCGCGCGCTGGCCGACCTCACGAGCGGCTACGGCCTGGCGACCACGCTCGCCGGGCTCCTGATCCTGCTCCTCGCGCCGGTTCTCGGTCAGACGGCCGACCGTTCCGGCCGCAAGAAGCAGTGGCTGATGGCCTTCACCCTGCTGCTGGCGCTCGCGCAGTTCGCGCTCTTCTTCGTCCAGGCCGATCCGGTCTTCTTCTGGTACGGCGCGATCGTGCTCGCCCTCGGCGCCGTGATCTCCGAGATCGCGGGGGTCAACTACAACGCGATGCTCGTGCAGGTCTCGACGCCACGGACGATCGGCAAGGTCAGCGGCCTCGGCTGGGGGCTCGGCTACATCGGCGGCATCGTGGCGCTGACCCTCGTGGTGATCCTCACGCAGCTGGACTGGTTCGGAATGGACACCTCGAACGGCATGGCCTACCGCGTCATCGCCGCGGGCTGCGGTCTGTGGACGATCCTGTTCGCGCTGCCGCTGTTCCTCAACGTGCCGGAGCGGCCGCCGCTCGAGCGCGCGCCCCGGGTCGGCTTCTTCGCCTCGTACGGCATCCTCGTGCGCGACATCGCGAAGCTGTACCGCGAGCACCCGCCGACGTTCTGGTTCCTCCTCGCGAGCGCCGTCTACCGCGACGGTCTCGCCGGCGTGTTCGCGTTCGGCGGCATCCTCGCGGCGGTGGCGTTCGGGTTCACCGACAACGAGGTGCTCATCTTCGGCATCGCGGCCAACGTCGTGGCGGGCATCTCGACGATCCTGGCCGGCCGCGCCGACGACCGCTTCGGCGCCCGCAACGTCATCGTGGCCGCCCTGATCGGACTCATCGCGATGGGCATCTTCGTCTTCGCCCTCCACGACGTCGGCACGATCGTCTTCTGGGTCGGCGGCCTGCTGCTCTCGGCGTTCGTGGGCCCGGCGCAGGCGGCGAGCCGATCGCTCCTGGCCCGCGCCACCCCACCGGGCATGCAGGGCGAGATCTTCGGTCTCTACGCCACCACCGGCCGCGTCGCGAGCTTCATCTCCCCCGCCCTGTGGACCCTGTTCATCGCGATCTTCGGCTCCACCATCTACGGCGTGCTCGGGATCGTCGTCGTGCTCGCGCTGGGCCTCGTCCTGCTGCTCTTCGTCAAGCTGCCGAAGGTCCAGCGCGTCAGCTGAAACGACGGAGGGACGGGATGCCGCGGCATCCCATCCCTCCTCCGTTCTCGTCGACCGGGTGGATCGGTGCCGACCGTCAGGTCGTGGAGCCGGCCTTGCGCGAGCGGACCACGAGCGCGATGACGAGACCGATCACGGCCAGGATGAGCACGGCCAGGGCGATGATCAGGCCGAGGGGGATCCCGTCGGAGGCGGGCGCGGGCGCCGGTGTCGCGGAGGATGACGGCGTGGTGACGGCGGACGGCGTGGCCGACGGCGTCGGCGATGATCCCGTGACGGTGATGTCCGTCGACGCGAGCGGCGTCTCGCCATCCGTCACGTCGATCGAGTAGGTGCCGGGCTGCGTGGCGGTGAACGTCGCCGTCGCGGTGCCGGCGCTGACGGGAGACGACGACGGCGTGATGGTCGCCTGCTGCGCCGACGCGCCGGTGCCGAAGCGGGCCGACTCGAGGCCGCCGAGGTTCTTCGCCGTGATCGTCACGGGCTCGCCGACCTTCGGCGACGAGGTCGACAGCTCGATGATGGCCCCGGCCGGTGCGGAGCCGGTGACGGTGACCGTCCCCTGAGCGATCGACGTCTCGCCGGTGCCCACGGCGATGGTGACCGTGCCCGCCGCCGTGCCGCGGAAGTACACCACCGCCGTGCCGTTGGAGACGGGGACCTCGGCGGTCGTCGCGAACGTTGTCTTGTCGACCGACAGCGCGCCCGCGGACGGGTCGCCGAGCCCGAAGAAGGCCGTCTCCAGTCCGCCGAGGCCGGTCGCGGTCACCGTCGTGACCTCGCCCACCGCGACGGAGGCCGGGGCGACCGCGACAGTGGGCTGCTCCTGCGCCGAAGCGGCCGGTGCCGCACCGCCGAGCATGACGCCGATGACGAGACCGACTGCCGTGATGAAAGACGAGGGGGACATGCGCCGCCCTTTCGGGTGTGAGGGTGCGGCATCTGCGCCGCGCATCCACAGTCTGGTGGTTCGAGGCCCGTTCCCCTAGAGAACCTGCATACAGGTTTTGCGCTTCACTGGAGAAGGGACGGGATGCCGCGGCATCCCGTCCCTTCGTTGTCGCTGTCAGATCAGGTCAGCAGACCGAAAGCGCCTCCACACGGGGGCCGAGTGTCGCCGCGCTGCCGAGCAGCACCACTCCCGACACCTGGCGGGCGAGAATGCCGTCCCACGTCCCATAGGGAACGCAGGCCCCGTCGGAGAGGAAGAGGGGCGCTCCGATCCAACCCGCGAACGGGCCTCCGGCCAGTGCGTCGACGAAGCCGTAGCCGTTGGCGAGGAGCGCCACATCCTCGTTGCCGAAGACCCATTCGTTGATCTTGGATGCCGTCCGGTAGCGGTCATCGCCGTTGAGGCGGGTGACTCCAGGCTGGCCCAACCTGTTGACGAGGTCGGCCTCGACCACGGGACCCACGGTCGTAGGGCCACCGGCGATGAGCACTTTTTCGATGCCGAGGTCGCCGATCAGTGCCCGTGTGCTCTCGTCGAGGTTTCCTGCCCCGTCGACGAGGAGCACCGGAGCGCCCATCCGACCGGCGGCGGGCCCGGCTGCCAGAGCGTCGGGGAAGTTGGCGCCCGTGGCCACGATGGCGTAGTAGCTGCCGGACGCCTCGAACGCGTCGCGGACGATGAGCGCGGCTGTCTCGTAGCGGGTCGCCCCACCCAGCCGCTCCACGGATGTGTCGGAGCCCACCGCCGCCGCGATCTGCCGGCGCACCGCATCGGAGACGGAGTTCTCGTCACCCGCGATGACGACACGCGCGGGGTTCAGGCGGGTCAACTCGGTGGCGATCACCGACGGCAGGTGGTCCGGCGCCGTCGGCAGGAAGATGCCGCCGCTGTGGATCGCGGCGGGTCCGGCCGCGAGGGCGTCGGGGAACTTGTAGCCGTTGGCGATGTAGACCACGGGAGTACGATCCTCGCGACCGATGGCCTGCGAGACCGCGACGGCCGTGGCGAAACGGTCCGGCCCTTCCAGGCGGGCGGTGTCGAAGTAACGCGGTCCGAGCTCGATGACGCCGACGTTCGCGGCCTCGTTCTCGGCCACGGTGACGATGCTGCTCTCGAAGAAGTAGCGCGCGCCTCCGTAGTAGACCGGTCCCATCTTCTTCAGCGGATCGGTGAAGACCTGGAGACGGTACTGGCCCGCGGCCGGCACCCCCACACTGAACGAGCCGGTGCTGGCCGCGTCGGACGGCACGTCGACCCAGTCCCAGCGGTTGGTGTCGGTGTTGAGCCGCCACATCGAGATGCGGGCGGAGGCCACCTTCGTGGCCTCGGCAGCCGGCGACTCCCGGTAGACAATGCTCCCGGAGATCGTCGCCACCGATACTGCGTCTGCGGCGGCGCGCGAGGCTTCCTCCTGCTCCCAGGCGCTCTGCTGATGCGAGCGCTGATCCTCCGGAGAGGGCGGTACTGCGGCGAACGCGGGAGCGGGAACGGCCGCCACGAGGGCGAGCGCGAGGACGGCGGTCAGAGCGGAAGTCACGACTCTGGGGCTTCTCATAGTGTTTCCTCAGGTTGAAGGGTCGGCTGAAAATAACACGTCGCCGACTCCCTTCAGATCACGATTGAGGCCACGCCTTCGCGAGCTTCGTCAGGAGGCGTGCGAGCTCGACGCGCTCCGCTTCGGAGAAGTCGCCCAGCGCCGACTCGACGGCCCCTCGGCGCTCGCCCCGGAAGCCCAGGATGAGCGCCTTCCCGTCATCGGTGAGCAACACGCGGGATCGACGCGCGTCGTCGGGGTCGGCCTCCCGACGGACGAGTCCGAGCTCGACCGACTGTTGCACGAGCCGCGATGCACGCGGCTGATCCACCCCCACGGCATCGCCGATCTCGCTGATCGACAGGGGGTGGGATGCCGCGGCCAGCGCCTCCAGCAGGCGCATCCGAGCGGGGCCGCCGAAGCGAGGGGGCATGCCGGCCGCCCAGGGCGGCATGCCGCGCATCCCATGGGGTCCGTGCGGGAAACCACTGTGGGTGTGCCCGTCGTGCTCGGATCCACCCGAGGTGCTCGCGCCGCCGCGGCCGTCGGGGAACCGCATCCCGCGGCGCCCCCAGGGCCCCTCGCCACCGGCGCCCTTGTCATCCCACGGCGGGCGCGGCATCCGCCGTCCTCGCAATGTCGCGAGAGCGCTGACGATCTGCTCCGCGGGGTCGGGCGTCGAGGAGGGCGTGCGGTCGGGCATCCCCTCAATTTACATGCCACTTGACATGCGAAGGGAACGCATGTCACACTACATATGCATGCACAATGACATGCACCACCGCCGCGACAGCCCCGCTGCCGCATCCACTGCCGCAGCACCGGCGAGAAGGGAGAGCCATGAACGGCTTCCACCACGACGACACAGACCCCACCACGCATGACGGCGACCAGATCGCCGCAGAGGAGAACGACATGAACAGCGACCACGACACCTCAGACCCCACTTCCCTCCCCGACAGCGGCGCGGATGCCGCGAAGGAGAACAACATGAACAGCGATGACGACACCCCCACCGCCCCCGAGGCGGACCACTCCGACGAGCAGCGCCCGCTGGGCTTCTGGCTGCGCCTCGTCGACCATCACCTGACCGCCGCCTTCGACGCAGAGTTCGGCGACGAGGGATTCGACCGCCGCGCGTGGATGGTGCTGAACCTCCTCTCCGGCGATATGGGCGACGCGGCGCTCGCACGCCTCTCGAGGATCGAGAGCAAGCGCGGCGGCAAGCTGCTGGGCCGCCTCGAGGATGCGGGGCTCATCGCCCGCGCCGACGACTCCTGGACCCTGACCGACGCCGGGCGCGCACAGCGTGACGCGATGAAGGACCGGGTCGAGGCCATCCGGGCACGGGTGCTCAGCGCCGTGTCCGAGGAGGAGTACGACGCCCTGGTCGGCTCGCTGCAGAAGATCGCGCGCGAGTTCGGCTGGGACGGCAGCGGACGGATGCCGCGGGGACGCGGCTTCGGACCCCAGGGCTTCGGACGCCGAGGCTTCGGTCCGGGCTTCCGGCCCGGCTTCGGTCCCGGTTTCGGCGGCTTCGGACGCGGCGGGGGCTTCGGTCCCGGCGGCCTCGACCCCCGGTCGGACGACCGCCCGCGGCCCTTCGACGGCGAGCGCGGCAACGCGCACCGCGGCTTCGGCCCCGGTGAGGCCCCTCGTCACGGTCACCACGACCACGACGACGCCCACCGCCCCGGGTTCCGCGGCGAGTACCCGGGCGCCGAGCACCGCCACGAGCGCGGCCAGGGCTGCGGCCACGGCGAGCACTCGCACGGGCACCGTCGCGGCTTCGGCGGCGAGCGCGGCTCGCACGAGCACGGTCGCGGCTTCGGCGGCGAGCGCGGCTCGCACGAGCACGGCGCCGGCGGGCACGAGCGCGGTCGCGGGGGTGCCGGCCGCTGGGCCGAGCGCGCCTTCGAGCGCGGCTTCGAGGCCGGCGCGGCGGCGGCATCCCGCATGCCCGGGGGTCCGCAGGTCTGACACACCGCCGCACGGACACCGAAGGCGTCCCGGGATCATCCCGGGGCGCCTTCCGCGTGTCCGGGCTCAGCGCCGGGCGTCTGCGGCGTACCGGTCGGCTTGCGCGGCGACGTCGTCGACGTACACGTCGAGGTGGTTGTACGCGAAGATCGCCGTGCGCCACGTCTCCGGCTGGGTCAGGTCGCCGTAGTGGCAGAGGTAGCGCGCCGCCGCGAGCGCCGCATCATCGATCTGCTGCGGGTCGGCGCGGCCGTCGCCGTCACCGTCGGCGCCCCAGGATGCCCACGTCTCCGGGATGAACTGCAGAGGCCCGACGGCACGGTCGATCTCCGCCGCCCCGTCGATCGCCCCGCCGTCGCTGTCCGCGATCAGCGCGTTGCCGTCGCCGTCGAGGTCCGGCCCCCACACGCCGGGTCGCGTGACGCCGTCGTCGTCGATGACCGCGCCGTCGTGCCGGCCATGGCTCGACTCGATGCGCCCGAGAGCCGCCAGCGTGGTCCAGCCGATGCCGCACGCGGGGTTCTCCGCGCGCAGGGCGATCTCCGCGCCGGCGTAGCCCAGCACCGCCCGCACCGGGATGCCGCTGCGCGACGACATGCTCTCCGCCCACTCCTGATCGACGAGGGCCGCGTTTCCGGCGGATGCCGTGGCACCCTCCGTCGCGACGGGAGCGGTGGGCGCGGCATCCGGAACTCCACCCACCGGCGACGGACGCAGGGTCTCCGCGACCGCGGGCACGATGACGACCGCGCCGAGCGCGAGGTGCGCGGCGACCACGACCGTCGCGGCGAGGACCGTCCAGATCGGGTGCGGGCGCCTGCGGCGCCGGCGCTTAGCGGCCATCGGCTCCGGCGGCGCTCGTGCCGACGTCGGTGCGGTGGAAGTTCTGCGCCGAGCGCGACGCCGTCGGCCCGCGCTGACCCTGGTAGCGGTTGCCGTAGGGACCGGAGCCGTACGGGTTCTCGGCCGGCGACGACAGCTGGAAGAAGCAGAGCTGCCCGATCTTCATGCCCGGCCACAGCGTGATGGGCAGCGTCGCGACGTTGGACAGCTCGAGGGTCACGTGGCCGGTGAATCCGGGATCGATGAACCCCGCCGTGGAGTGGGTCAGCAGGCCGAGCCGTCCGAGCGAGGACTTGCCCTCCAGCCGCGCCGCGACGTCGTCGGGCAGGCTGACTCGCTCGAACGTCGAGCCGAGCGCGAACTCGCCCGGATGCAGGATGAACGGCTCGTCGGGCTCCACCTCGATCAGGCGCGTCAGGTCGGGCTGATCCTTCGCCGGATCGATGAACGGGTACTTGTGGTTGTCGAACAGCCGGAAGTACCGGTCGAGGCGCACGTCCACGCTCGACGGCTGCACCATCGCCGGGTCCCACGGGTCGAGTCCGATGCGCTTCGCATCGATCTCCGAGCGGATGTCGCGGTCCGAGAGCAGCACGCGCCCAGCCTAGCCCGCAGGATTCGGGGTGGCGGGCCGGGTGGGTGGGGGCAGGTTCGGGCGGGCGGGGTCGCTCGGGTCGGTGCGGGCGACGGGTCGGCGCGGGCGGGGGTTGGTTCGGGTTGGTGAGGGCGAGGGTCGGTCCGGGCGCGGGGCGGGGGGTCGGTGCGGGCGACGGTCGGTGCGGGCGGGCGCAACTCCACGGATCCGGTCCTCGCGAGCCTGTGGCGGCCCGATCCTGGCCGGGTCGCCGCCGCATCCGTGGAGTTGCGCGCGGCCAGGAGCCGACAGCGCGCCGGGCAGAGACGAGCCGGCCGCTCAATCGCCCGACTTTCCGGGGGAGGGCGGGGACCCCCGCAGACACGCCGGGTGGTGGATGCCGCGGCTCCGCGTGTCGACGATGAGGCCCGCCGTCCTGTCCGCACGTGTGAGCCACGCGGGCGGAGGGCCGCGGCATCCGGGTTTGTTATGCTGGCCGGACCGCCGCGAGGCGGTGCCCGGGGATGTAGTTCAATGGCAGAACTTCAGCTTCCCAAGCTGATAGCGCGGGTTCGATTCCCGTCATCCCCTCCACTTCCTGTTCGGCCCTTCGGGCCCGTTCGATCTCTGTCCTGACGTTCGTCGCCACCCGCGACACTCTCGACACGAGTCGGAGAGCGCTCCGTCCACCTCGCCCTAC is part of the Microbacterium lemovicicum genome and encodes:
- a CDS encoding glycosyltransferase → MRALETLRILVIAPARHAVRQPHAGGLEAAVWDRVRWLRGRGHEVTLAAAAGSDFLGPSSAFTLPSPAWDDPASLSDTAYPDGYPLVLERAMDRLLRVVGSPSRPFDVVDNHSLDPAPILWSRDAGVPVVTTLHTPPLPGMVAAGRAVHDAPHRFVAVSGHTARAWSAEGIDAFVFPNGVDTDRWSRGRGGASWVWFGRIVPEKAPHLAMDAARRAGAHIVLAGRVGDVAYFDREIAPRLGGGAQYVGPLRQPELCALVGGSAVALVTPVWEEPFGLVGAEALSTGTPVVAFAEGGVPEVLHGLPGTAVVPPGDVDALALAASELALLGTDPPSRRQVRRAAVRRHALSRRHRDVERVLAFTAKAPVPQTAAESAPALAAFDLRATGL
- a CDS encoding glycosyltransferase codes for the protein MQEEEIDALAIRTLTVAAVPAAHPYSRAVTDAARVRVIADPRPPGAPAGQWWPPQVLTPAWLAAHARDVDLVHVHFGLESFTPAELSEALVALHAAGRPVVFTVHDLENPQLGDQAAYLLLLDELVPAADELITLTDGAAREIAERWGRRATVIPHPSLLEDDVRRPAGTPVAVRRVGVHLRDLRPNIDGLGTVQTLAAAVAALRESGADVEAVVRLNERVRDGAQADAIAELVAGAAGVVLDRGPRLGDDALADWLADLDVCLLPYRHGTHSGWVELCFDLAVPVAGPPVGHAGSQHPDDFHPFAIGDSDGLAAAITRAIAEGSSPGSAERDREVLSRAALRAAERLRVRAAHLAVYARALGVAA
- a CDS encoding WcbI family polysaccharide biosynthesis putative acetyltransferase — protein: MLAVQPSAGYGVVVGNCQAESVRLVIDSPEMPTIRTRAVHEMTADDARDLHELLRGASFLVSQPIRDDYHDLPLGTAQLRASLPSGAPTVVVPVIRFAGLHPFQVAIRMHDLEYEPPLVGYHDVRLLAEAAGSPVRARLPREKIRAIADESVGELARREQHTDIRVSDLFASPRFAQMRTINHPGNAVFLPVGERILRALGRRPEPTDPGRPILSSVRAPREDWVIEAWGSDAAPHHDWLVNGDPLPAAQVREAHLAWYAEHPAFVEAAARRLVPLLAQWA
- a CDS encoding glycosyltransferase; translated protein: MAAAVTRSADVSTAPFAAAATLPAGAPVHAHFTDRLWGASPEEAAAAFAELAARHPVSVTLHDVPQTSDGVRNRPRRAAAYRAVARAASGVVVNSHHERLLLAEEGVWDGATAVIPLPVDLRTDAAARPPADGAAAAEVGVLGYFYPGKGHDEALTAAREAGLAALVVLGRASDGHADDLAAFVARGRDAGVAVSVTGWLDDAAMAERCRSVGVPVIAHRHVSASGSLASWIGYGRRPIAVANRYVEEMAALRPGTLAVVEEAGLSAAVRDAAFDPSSTWHGRTDVPGGLADIAAAYVRWWDEGMP
- a CDS encoding glycosyltransferase family 2 protein, coding for MTGWMTGGRVPGNSWDLLDGGAPDPLPRVSVVVAHYEQPAELARTLLALAWQDYPADLLEVIVADDGSAVAPRVPDGVALVRQDDLGFRLSAVRNLGARAATGEVLCFLDADTVPEPGYVRALTRLPALLPEAVTVGRRRHADLHGEPADAPIEEAGPATALPEPAWLADAYRRSGDLLRCDDRSYRYVIGAVIACTRALFDELGGFDESFTAYGGEDWEWAHRAWQAGAVFAHVPAAVAWHDGPDWAGRPDAASRAAANRQTLQLATAIPVAGSRGAGLLPVQPDLLVHLRGAPTDAAAFVCVDALLAAAPTATILVDRLPDVPALRDDPRVHDLSEGGAAPCDARVTLTLPRPLLLPWDRLRERVAALGTDDEGSLELLSPDGALLGVAVSRRARARRDRWGDDSGFRTGRLILDEALLLRDDPDVEAYVGGWAGPDRLR